In Chloracidobacterium sp., the following proteins share a genomic window:
- a CDS encoding HAMP domain-containing protein, which produces MKLFVKIFLWFLAAIALMIGVIIFVTRTFQTEPMFSRFKRSTQNQMTIYGDTATQIVRAEGEAGLRQFLERLRDMEPSREINLVAANGTLWFGEPGSIRDVADFGKLSIESNTTEADFSPEDRTIGYAPVTFPDGRRFAMVLQWERPPSSSLFWGSTTSYIRLLGILLTATILCYLLALYLTSPIRKLRAATMQLAGGDLQTRVAPKIGRRRDELADLARDFDEMAVRIESLITSQQRLNRDISHELRSPLARLNVALEIAKQKSNAESKPMLERIEAESTRLNDMIGRLLTLAQLESGAVEVERVRVDLAELVRDVAADADFEAKANGRHVEITRITACSVMGSENLLRSAIENVLRNAVKYTGEGTVVEVDLAVSNGRATVSVADHGGGVPDDELPNLFRPFYRVGEARERKTGGIGLGLAIAERAVKAHKGKITARNANGGLQIDIELEKA; this is translated from the coding sequence ATGAAGCTATTCGTAAAGATCTTTCTGTGGTTCCTGGCCGCTATCGCTCTGATGATCGGTGTGATCATCTTTGTCACCCGAACATTCCAGACCGAGCCGATGTTTAGCAGGTTCAAGCGTTCGACGCAGAACCAGATGACGATCTATGGTGATACGGCAACGCAGATCGTGAGGGCCGAGGGCGAGGCCGGGCTGCGGCAATTCCTTGAGCGGCTGCGTGACATGGAGCCGTCGAGGGAGATAAATCTTGTCGCCGCGAATGGCACGCTCTGGTTCGGTGAGCCCGGCTCGATACGCGATGTTGCTGATTTTGGAAAGCTGTCGATTGAATCGAACACGACCGAAGCCGATTTTTCACCCGAGGATAGAACGATCGGTTACGCGCCGGTCACTTTCCCCGATGGCAGACGATTTGCGATGGTCCTGCAATGGGAACGCCCGCCGTCGTCGTCGCTATTTTGGGGATCGACGACATCCTACATTAGACTGCTTGGCATTTTGCTTACGGCAACGATCCTTTGTTACCTTCTCGCGCTCTATCTGACATCGCCGATACGGAAGCTGCGGGCGGCAACGATGCAATTGGCGGGCGGCGATCTGCAGACGCGTGTTGCGCCAAAGATCGGGCGCCGTCGCGACGAATTGGCCGACCTCGCCCGCGATTTTGACGAGATGGCGGTGCGGATCGAATCGCTTATCACCTCGCAGCAGCGGCTTAACCGTGACATTTCGCATGAGCTCCGCTCGCCGCTGGCCCGCCTGAATGTCGCCCTTGAGATCGCGAAACAGAAATCGAATGCGGAATCCAAACCGATGCTCGAACGCATCGAGGCGGAATCCACGCGGCTCAATGACATGATCGGACGGCTGCTGACGCTGGCCCAGCTAGAGAGCGGCGCCGTCGAGGTCGAACGTGTTCGGGTCGACCTCGCAGAGCTCGTTCGTGATGTTGCGGCTGACGCGGACTTTGAGGCTAAGGCGAACGGCAGGCACGTCGAGATCACCAGGATAACGGCGTGCTCGGTCATGGGCAGCGAGAACCTCTTGAGAAGCGCGATCGAGAATGTTCTGCGAAATGCGGTCAAGTACACCGGCGAGGGCACCGTTGTCGAGGTTGACCTGGCCGTGAGCAATGGCCGCGCGACGGTCAGCGTGGCCGATCACGGCGGCGGCGTGCCCGACGACGAGTTGCCAAACCTCTTCAGGCCGTTCTATCGCGTCGGCGAAGCTCGTGAACGTAAGACCGGCGGCATCGGCCTCGGCCTTGCCATTGCAGAGCGTGCTGTCAAAGCCCACAAGGGGAAGATCACCGCCCGCAACGCCAACGGCGGGCTGCAGATCGATATCGAACTCGAAAAAGCCTGA
- a CDS encoding response regulator transcription factor, giving the protein MSRILIIDDDEELCELVSEYLGVEGFSVECFNDGEAGLTAALSDEYDMAILDVMLPKMNGFDVLRKLRETSKLPVLMLTARGDDMERIVGLEIGADDYLPKPFNPRELAARLRAILRRTAAPADDDGTASIEVEDVIVSPASRTATLGGVEVGLTSVEFGILHELLNNAGKVVKKENLSEAVLERKLSPYDRSLDMHISNLRKKLGPRADGSERIKTVRSVGYIYTLV; this is encoded by the coding sequence ATGAGCCGTATCCTTATCATCGACGACGATGAAGAGTTGTGTGAACTGGTCTCGGAGTACCTCGGTGTCGAGGGGTTTTCGGTCGAGTGCTTCAATGACGGCGAGGCGGGCTTGACGGCGGCATTGAGCGACGAGTATGACATGGCGATACTCGACGTGATGCTGCCGAAGATGAATGGCTTTGACGTGCTTCGCAAACTTCGCGAAACATCAAAGCTGCCCGTGCTTATGCTCACTGCCCGCGGCGACGATATGGAGCGCATCGTCGGGCTCGAGATCGGCGCGGACGATTATTTGCCAAAGCCATTTAATCCTCGCGAGCTCGCGGCGCGGCTGAGGGCGATCCTGCGTCGCACAGCGGCTCCGGCGGATGATGATGGAACAGCGAGCATCGAGGTCGAGGACGTTATCGTATCTCCCGCGTCGCGCACGGCGACACTCGGCGGCGTGGAGGTCGGTCTGACCTCGGTCGAGTTTGGCATATTGCACGAACTGCTCAACAACGCCGGTAAAGTCGTAAAAAAGGAGAACCTCAGCGAGGCCGTTCTTGAGCGCAAATTGTCACCCTACGACCGCAGCCTCGATATGCACATCAGCAACCTTCGCAAAAAGCTTGGCCCCCGCGCGGACGGAAGCGAGCGGATCAAGACGGTCCGCAGCGTCGGATATATCTACACGCTCGTATGA
- a CDS encoding DUF1343 domain-containing protein: MAKPESVGMNSAKLALIDELVNADIAAKKLPGAVVLVGHRGKIVFRKAYGNRSLVPTVEPMTVDTIFDVASLTKPVATATSIMILVEQGKLRLTDTVGKFIPEIEDEQAKRITILQLLTHISGYAPDFDLSKKWTGREGMLAALKNEKLKSPPGTRFVYSDIGFIVLGEIVERVSGQALDRFAEQTFASVSKSVDTTFFRFEPIFNSPAGATGIKISKWGNRFERLAPTENIKGQNSYLGATYEGKEEFGNQILFGQVHDPTSFRMGGVAGHAGLFSTADDLARYCQMILNGGKSEPPAVAGGLTQNRTARRNISKLQPPATAGGSDRILSAATVARMTQPYVVSETGETRGLGWDMNTSFSANRGELFPLGSFGHTGFTGTGLWIDPTSQTFVVFLSNRVHPDGKGDVVPLRARISTVVASAIEDTPIEKWREAEARYNAAVAAQVQGLKSKVQSQNQTIASVSSPTVREGAVHNGIDVIEKDNFKQLENLNIGLVTNHTGRNLAGKQTIDILHEAKNVKLTAIFAPEHGIRGELDTEKIADGKDEKTGLPVYSLYGETRRPKPEQTAQIDAFVYDIQDIGTRFYTYASTLRNVMEEAARAGKPVFVLDRPNPINGVAVEGPIADEDKLSFIAAHTTPVRHGMTIGELAMMINTERKVGADLRVIKMQGWNRAMWFDETGQTWINPSPNMRSLTEATLYPGIGLLETTNLSVGRGTDTPFEVIGAPWLDGQKLASYLNGRGIKGVRFVPIRFKPTASVFKDEQLGGINIVITNRSEFNSVRTGIEIACALRRLYPNEWQVDKYSRLLVNGEVLDMVTRGASPDEIDKAIKSRLDEFIKRRERFLLY, translated from the coding sequence TTGGCGAAGCCCGAATCGGTCGGGATGAATTCGGCCAAGCTCGCGCTGATCGACGAGCTTGTCAATGCCGATATCGCGGCCAAAAAGCTGCCCGGTGCGGTGGTGCTGGTCGGGCATCGCGGCAAGATAGTCTTTCGCAAGGCCTACGGCAATCGCTCGCTTGTGCCAACCGTCGAACCGATGACGGTCGATACGATCTTTGACGTCGCCTCGCTTACCAAGCCCGTCGCGACCGCGACGTCGATAATGATCCTCGTCGAGCAAGGCAAACTCCGCCTCACCGACACCGTCGGCAAATTCATCCCTGAGATCGAGGACGAACAAGCCAAACGGATCACGATCTTACAGCTACTGACGCACATCTCAGGCTACGCTCCCGATTTTGACCTCAGCAAAAAATGGACCGGCCGCGAAGGTATGCTCGCGGCATTGAAGAATGAGAAACTAAAAAGCCCGCCGGGGACGAGGTTTGTTTATTCGGATATTGGGTTTATTGTGCTGGGCGAGATTGTGGAACGCGTTAGTGGTCAAGCGCTCGACCGATTCGCTGAGCAGACATTTGCTTCGGTATCAAAATCGGTTGACACGACATTTTTTCGATTCGAGCCCATATTTAATTCTCCCGCAGGAGCAACGGGAATAAAGATTTCGAAATGGGGAAACAGATTTGAGCGGTTAGCTCCTACAGAGAATATCAAGGGGCAAAACAGTTATCTCGGCGCAACCTACGAAGGAAAAGAAGAGTTCGGCAATCAGATCTTGTTTGGACAAGTTCACGATCCCACGTCGTTCCGTATGGGTGGCGTTGCGGGCCACGCCGGGCTTTTTTCGACCGCTGACGATCTCGCCCGTTACTGTCAGATGATCCTGAACGGCGGCAAGTCAGAACCACCTGCGGTAGCGGGTGGTTTAACGCAGAATCGGACAGCTCGGCGGAATATATCGAAACTTCAACCACCCGCTACCGCAGGTGGTTCTGACCGGATCCTCTCGGCGGCGACCGTAGCGCGGATGACGCAGCCGTATGTTGTTTCCGAGACCGGCGAGACGCGCGGGCTTGGGTGGGACATGAATACGTCGTTCTCGGCCAATCGCGGCGAGTTGTTTCCGCTGGGGTCGTTCGGGCATACAGGTTTTACGGGGACGGGCCTGTGGATCGATCCGACTTCGCAGACGTTTGTAGTATTTCTCTCAAACCGCGTTCACCCCGACGGCAAGGGTGACGTGGTTCCGCTGCGTGCCCGGATCTCGACCGTCGTCGCCTCAGCCATCGAGGACACCCCAATAGAAAAATGGCGCGAAGCCGAGGCGAGATACAACGCGGCGGTCGCTGCTCAAGTCCAAGGTCTAAAGTCCAAGGTCCAAAGTCAAAATCAAACGATCGCCAGTGTCAGTAGCCCGACCGTGAGGGAGGGCGCCGTGCACAACGGCATCGATGTAATTGAGAAGGACAACTTCAAACAACTCGAAAATCTCAACATCGGCCTCGTCACAAACCACACCGGCCGTAATCTCGCGGGCAAACAGACCATCGACATTCTCCACGAGGCAAAGAATGTTAAGCTCACCGCCATTTTTGCCCCCGAACACGGCATTCGCGGTGAGCTCGATACCGAGAAGATCGCAGACGGAAAAGACGAGAAAACCGGCCTGCCGGTCTATTCGCTCTACGGCGAAACGCGGCGGCCAAAGCCGGAACAGACGGCGCAGATCGATGCGTTCGTCTATGACATCCAAGACATCGGCACGCGGTTTTACACTTACGCCTCGACGCTAAGGAATGTGATGGAAGAGGCGGCAAGGGCCGGCAAGCCGGTGTTCGTCCTTGACCGCCCAAATCCGATCAACGGCGTCGCGGTTGAAGGCCCAATCGCGGATGAGGATAAATTGTCATTTATCGCCGCCCACACAACGCCCGTGAGACACGGCATGACCATCGGCGAGCTGGCGATGATGATCAACACCGAACGAAAGGTCGGGGCCGACCTGCGTGTGATCAAGATGCAAGGCTGGAACCGCGCGATGTGGTTCGACGAGACAGGGCAGACGTGGATCAACCCGTCGCCGAACATGCGTTCGCTCACTGAGGCAACGCTTTATCCGGGCATCGGCCTGCTCGAAACGACAAATCTCTCGGTCGGCCGCGGCACGGACACGCCGTTCGAGGTCATCGGTGCACCGTGGCTCGACGGGCAGAAGCTGGCGAGCTATCTAAATGGCCGCGGTATCAAAGGTGTTCGCTTTGTGCCGATCAGATTCAAGCCGACGGCATCGGTATTTAAGGACGAACAGCTCGGCGGCATCAACATCGTCATCACCAACCGCAGCGAATTCAACTCCGTCCGCACGGGAATCGAGATCGCGTGTGCATTGCGGAGGCTCTATCCGAACGAATGGCAAGTCGACAAATATTCGCGGCTGCTCGTAAATGGTGAAGTTCTCGACATGGTCACACGAGGGGCATCGCCCGACGAGATCGACAAGGCGATCAAATCCAGACTGGACGAATTTATCAAACGACGAGAACGGTTTCTGCTCTATTGA
- a CDS encoding LysR family transcriptional regulator encodes MEIRQLKAFVAIAEANTFTAGAKRVNVTQAAISMQIRQLEEEVGLQLFTRTPRRVILTEAGEYLLHRARRILREHDAALAEIAEVAGAEHGRLRIGSASAEFATQQLPNILKELKGKFPNADLSVSVGTSQALAEKISHGDIDIAFVSLPVETSSVVTELLFSDQIVAIGAPDHPLANKKTMNIATLAAEKLILGERGGNTRRRIDDLFHDAGVKPNIVMELSRQEAINQMVEAGLGLGLAGAKAIAAEIAARRVISWRIEGAEINWDLGLAHLRGGYFSPIAREFVNLCTESFIEREKAFKVKK; translated from the coding sequence ATGGAGATCAGACAGCTTAAGGCATTTGTGGCTATCGCTGAGGCCAACACGTTCACGGCCGGGGCGAAGCGGGTCAACGTGACTCAGGCGGCGATCTCGATGCAGATCAGGCAGCTCGAGGAAGAGGTCGGGCTGCAGTTGTTTACACGAACTCCGCGGCGCGTGATACTGACCGAGGCGGGTGAATATCTGCTGCATCGTGCCCGGCGGATATTGCGCGAACACGACGCCGCGCTTGCCGAGATCGCCGAGGTTGCGGGTGCCGAGCACGGGCGGCTGCGTATCGGTTCGGCGTCGGCGGAATTTGCGACGCAGCAACTGCCGAATATTCTCAAAGAGCTAAAAGGCAAGTTTCCCAACGCCGACCTTTCGGTAAGCGTCGGTACGAGCCAGGCATTGGCAGAGAAGATCAGTCACGGCGACATCGATATCGCGTTCGTTTCGCTGCCGGTCGAGACTTCGAGCGTCGTGACCGAACTGTTATTTAGCGACCAGATTGTCGCCATCGGTGCGCCGGACCATCCGCTTGCGAACAAAAAGACTATGAATATCGCGACGCTCGCGGCCGAAAAGCTCATCCTGGGAGAGCGCGGCGGCAACACGCGGCGGCGGATCGACGATCTTTTTCACGACGCGGGCGTGAAGCCGAATATCGTAATGGAATTGTCGCGACAAGAGGCGATCAACCAGATGGTCGAGGCCGGCTTGGGGCTAGGCCTTGCCGGGGCAAAGGCGATCGCCGCCGAGATCGCTGCTCGCCGCGTAATCTCGTGGCGGATCGAGGGAGCAGAGATCAACTGGGACCTCGGCCTCGCTCACCTGCGCGGCGGCTATTTTTCGCCGATCGCCAGGGAGTTCGTCAACCTCTGCACCGAGAGCTTCATCGAACGCGAAAAGGCGTTCAAAGTGAAGAAGTAA
- a CDS encoding sodium/solute symporter (Members of the Solute:Sodium Symporter (SSS), TC 2.A.21 as described in tcdb.org, catalyze solute:Na+ symport. Known solutes for members of the family include sugars, amino acids, nucleosides, inositols, vitamins, urea or anions, depending on the system.), whose product MQTLDLVIIVGYLIGITLFGVLFAGKQRTTDEYFVGGRSVPWWAIAMSIVATETSTITFVSVPGIAFAKGGNFQFLQLVFGYMLGRVVISLVFIPLYFRGELQTVYQLLGERFGSRVKMLASALFVVMRNIADGIRLLLTALVLAAVYTAFQPSADSNTIVVGSIIVLGLVMIVFTFYGGMEAVIWVEVVQLVIYIGGAVAAAVILLQNIDGGLAGAFSVAEQFGKFSLFDFGWDMTKTFTFWSGLLGGCFLTMSTHGTDQYLVQRYLCTSKPSAAATALLSSGAVVLGQFIGFLFIGVLLFAFYEPYNLPEYTQAGVAGSGVPATLPFAGGDKVFPDFITRSMPTGLAGLVVAAIFAAALSSSLNSIAATAVNDLYKPFAGGRDDRHFLKISGRLTVIIGIVQIAVAIAVKNANSSALGMALSVASLINGPVLGVFLVGTFLKQAREIHALIGMLASIALMLYILLGTRVAWTWYALIGSVVTFGVSYVASLIPGSSKDEVAI is encoded by the coding sequence ATGCAGACCCTCGACCTCGTCATCATCGTCGGCTACCTGATCGGCATTACGCTGTTTGGCGTGCTGTTTGCGGGCAAGCAGAGGACGACGGACGAGTATTTTGTCGGCGGCCGCAGCGTGCCGTGGTGGGCGATCGCGATGTCGATCGTGGCGACAGAGACGAGCACGATCACATTCGTTTCGGTGCCCGGAATTGCGTTTGCGAAGGGCGGGAATTTTCAATTTCTGCAACTTGTCTTTGGCTACATGCTCGGCCGTGTAGTGATCTCGCTGGTATTTATTCCACTGTATTTTAGGGGTGAATTACAGACGGTTTATCAGTTGTTGGGCGAGCGATTCGGCTCACGGGTAAAGATGCTCGCGTCCGCGTTGTTCGTCGTGATGCGAAACATCGCCGACGGCATTCGATTACTGCTGACGGCGCTCGTGCTGGCGGCAGTTTATACGGCTTTCCAACCCTCCGCGGACTCGAATACGATCGTCGTCGGTTCGATAATCGTGCTCGGGCTGGTGATGATCGTGTTCACGTTCTACGGCGGGATGGAAGCGGTCATCTGGGTCGAGGTCGTGCAGCTTGTTATCTATATCGGCGGAGCAGTCGCGGCGGCGGTGATTCTTTTACAGAATATCGACGGCGGTTTAGCCGGTGCGTTTTCGGTCGCTGAACAGTTCGGCAAGTTTTCGCTGTTCGATTTTGGCTGGGACATGACAAAGACCTTTACGTTCTGGTCGGGCCTGCTCGGCGGCTGTTTTTTGACCATGTCCACGCACGGCACGGATCAGTATCTCGTCCAGCGATATCTTTGTACGAGCAAGCCTTCGGCCGCTGCAACCGCTCTGCTGTCGTCGGGTGCGGTCGTGCTCGGACAGTTCATCGGGTTCCTTTTTATCGGCGTGCTGCTGTTTGCGTTTTACGAGCCGTACAATTTGCCAGAATACACTCAGGCGGGCGTCGCAGGCTCTGGTGTGCCGGCGACTCTTCCGTTCGCCGGCGGCGACAAGGTGTTTCCCGATTTCATCACAAGATCGATGCCGACCGGCCTCGCGGGCCTCGTCGTCGCGGCAATATTCGCCGCCGCACTGTCGTCGTCGCTCAACTCGATAGCAGCCACGGCCGTCAATGACCTTTATAAGCCATTCGCCGGAGGCCGCGATGACCGGCACTTTTTGAAGATATCGGGCCGGCTCACCGTTATCATCGGTATCGTCCAGATCGCCGTCGCCATCGCCGTTAAGAACGCGAACAGTTCGGCACTCGGAATGGCCCTCTCCGTCGCGTCGCTAATAAACGGGCCGGTGCTCGGTGTTTTTCTTGTCGGCACTTTCCTAAAGCAAGCCCGCGAGATTCACGCCTTGATCGGAATGTTGGCGAGCATCGCGTTAATGCTCTATATTCTGCTTGGCACGCGGGTCGCATGGACGTGGTATGCGTTGATCGGTAGTGTAGTGACTTTTGGGGTGAGTTATGTCGCAAGTCTAATTCCGGGTAGTTCTAAGGATGAAGTCGCTATTTAG
- a CDS encoding glycoside hydrolase family 3 C-terminal domain-containing protein, with amino-acid sequence MKSLFSLSLVLSLFAGTLTLGGDLLHWSRAGRDARVPTPRAVFRPSKKAKLAADKLLRRMSVEEKVGQLVHIGINAKFANQTSPFFREIERQVVENKVGGIILFGAPIYESVHLVNRMQQRARVPLLISVDAETGVGMRFEDAINFPWAMAMAATGNPEFARRAGAITGREARALGIHHIFAPVLDVNNNAENPVINVRSFGEDPNDVARFGTAFIDGLQSQKVLATAKHFPGHGDTNVDSHRGLPEVNRSRDELERNELIPFRSAVKAGVASIMVGHIGLPQIDPEQIKPLKQYTVGYTDQGDEIVRENATIPATLSGEVQTDLLRRDIGFDGLIVSDAMDMSGLTVYMSQDEAGVRAVLAGTDMLLKPSDADVMIRGIVAAVRSGRIPQQRLNDAVRRQLAWKFELGLFKQRLTALDAIDTIVSGPEAQQLTDEIATRAITLVRDQANYLPLERGKKVAVLGISNGYEGPAMTSTVAEELRSAGLTVTTGYIQPNSTPAQQESARSAAYDADLVVVGLFGRVRSGVQGSTGLPPDGAALLRGLIESGKPVICVSFGNPYALMSFGGLRTYLVAYGDMPSLQRAAARALVGEQDITGRLPISLPGLYPSGTGIQRRTTVNHGFTSK; translated from the coding sequence ATGAAGTCGCTATTTAGTCTTAGCTTGGTTCTGTCGCTGTTTGCGGGCACGCTGACCCTCGGTGGCGATCTCTTACATTGGTCACGAGCGGGCAGAGATGCCCGCGTTCCGACGCCTAGGGCGGTATTCCGGCCGTCGAAAAAGGCGAAACTTGCGGCGGACAAGCTACTGAGGAGGATGTCCGTCGAGGAGAAGGTTGGACAGTTAGTTCACATCGGCATTAACGCAAAGTTTGCCAATCAAACCAGTCCGTTCTTTCGCGAAATCGAGCGTCAGGTCGTTGAGAACAAGGTCGGCGGCATCATCTTGTTCGGCGCACCGATTTATGAATCGGTCCATCTCGTCAATCGAATGCAGCAGCGGGCAAGAGTGCCGCTGCTGATCTCGGTCGATGCTGAGACGGGCGTCGGAATGCGGTTTGAGGACGCGATAAATTTTCCATGGGCAATGGCGATGGCGGCAACCGGCAATCCGGAATTCGCTCGGCGCGCAGGTGCCATTACCGGCCGCGAGGCCCGCGCGTTGGGCATTCATCACATCTTTGCACCGGTGCTCGACGTTAACAATAACGCGGAGAATCCCGTGATAAACGTCCGCAGCTTTGGCGAGGATCCGAATGACGTGGCACGGTTCGGCACCGCCTTTATCGACGGGCTGCAATCGCAGAAAGTGCTTGCGACCGCAAAACATTTTCCCGGCCACGGCGACACTAATGTCGATTCGCACCGAGGCCTGCCCGAGGTCAACCGTTCCCGTGATGAGCTTGAACGCAACGAACTGATTCCCTTTCGCTCCGCCGTCAAAGCCGGCGTCGCCTCGATAATGGTCGGCCACATCGGCCTGCCGCAGATCGACCCCGAACAGATCAAGCCGCTCAAGCAATACACCGTCGGATACACAGATCAAGGTGATGAGATCGTGCGTGAGAACGCGACCATACCGGCGACATTATCCGGCGAAGTGCAGACCGATCTGCTGCGGCGTGACATCGGATTTGACGGATTGATCGTATCTGACGCGATGGACATGAGCGGGCTGACGGTCTATATGTCGCAGGATGAAGCCGGCGTGAGGGCCGTGCTTGCCGGCACCGACATGTTGCTAAAACCATCCGACGCCGATGTGATGATCCGCGGCATAGTCGCCGCCGTAAGGTCCGGCCGTATCCCGCAGCAGCGTCTCAACGACGCTGTCCGTAGGCAGCTTGCGTGGAAATTTGAACTCGGACTTTTCAAACAAAGACTGACCGCTCTCGACGCCATCGACACGATCGTCTCGGGCCCCGAAGCGCAGCAATTGACCGACGAGATCGCAACCCGGGCGATCACGCTTGTCAGAGACCAGGCGAATTACCTGCCGCTGGAACGAGGCAAGAAGGTTGCGGTTCTCGGCATCTCAAATGGCTACGAAGGCCCTGCCATGACGTCGACTGTCGCGGAGGAGTTGCGCTCTGCCGGACTGACCGTGACGACCGGTTATATTCAGCCAAATTCGACGCCAGCTCAGCAGGAATCCGCTCGAAGCGCGGCTTACGACGCCGACTTGGTCGTTGTCGGATTATTCGGCCGCGTTCGCTCAGGGGTGCAAGGCAGCACGGGCCTGCCGCCCGACGGAGCAGCCTTGCTCCGCGGCCTGATCGAGTCGGGTAAGCCAGTAATTTGTGTCAGTTTCGGCAATCCGTATGCGCTGATGTCATTTGGCGGCTTGCGAACATACCTGGTCGCATACGGCGATATGCCCAGCCTCCAACGCGCCGCCGCCCGCGCCCTCGTCGGCGAACAGGACATCACCGGCCGCCTGCCCATTTCGCTGCCGGGCCTATATCCGAGCGGCACCGGAATACAAAGACGAACAACAGTTAATCACGGGTTCACGTCGAAATAG